Below is a genomic region from Natranaerobius trueperi.
ACATTTCCACCTTTTCCGCCACCTGACAACGCAATCGCTGGTATTTTTTTACTAATAGGGATGTTTGCATCACTACTACCTGCCCCTTTTAATTTGGGTTCAATTCCTAATGCTTTGTTTACTTCAATAGCTGTAGTTACTATCTCATCATCACTATCCTGCATACCCGCAGGGCGATCACCTACTTTGTTACAATTGACTTCTAATTCATTACTATTGAAACGTTGTTTTTCTTCTTTTACAGCTTCTTTTATATAATCCATAACCTGTTTTTCAAGCTCTGCTAACTTGTTTGCATCATTAGATCTCATATCAATTAACATTTTTGCCTGTGATGCAATTGTATTTACTGTAGTACCTCCCTCTACAACACCTACATTAAACGTTGTTTTTGGTTCATCTGGTACCTCTATATCTGAAATTTTCGAAATGGCTCTTCCTAATGCATGGATAGCACTTGGCTTACCAAAAGTATTAAAACTATGACCACCTTCTCCTTTAAATTCAACCTCATACCTTTTACTACCGGTAGCACCATAAATTATACCACCAACACCCATCGCAGTTCCATCAATTGCAATACCGTAATCAATATCTTTAATATTATTAAAAAGAGCTTTCGCACCCTGCAAATCTCCTAGTCCTTCTTCACAGACATTTGCTGTAAAAATAATGTCTCCCTTTAATTTTATTCCAGATTCTTTAATAGCTCTGATCACAGATAATTGGGCTGCTAAACTTCTTGAGTTATCTGAAAGTCCAGGCGCATAGAGGATATTATCCTTTTCTTTTACTTTAAGATCAGTATCTTCTGGGAAAACAGTATCTATATGAGCCATTGTAATAGTTTTTGGACTACCTTCTGTTCCTTTAATGACTCCAATTACATTACCTATCTTATCTATCTTAACTTCATCCATACCTAACTCTAAGAATAGTTCATAATAAAATTGAGATCTCTTTTCTTCATTAAAAGTTGGAGCAGGCACTTCACAAATTTCTATTTGTTGTTGTAGGGTATTTTCCTCATCATGTTTAATAAATTCTAACCCTTTTTGAACACGTTTGTTTTCGAGTAGCTCTCTTATCATTTCACTTCACCCTATTCTTTAATATTATAAAACTATCAAATTAACTATGACAGTTGTTACCACACCTAAAATACACGGTATTGATGTCCTTTTTACTACTTGAATTGGGCTTAATCCCGCAATACCAGAACAGCCAATAATAACCCCTGAAATTGGCGAAGCAGCTCTCATCATTCCTGATGCAAATTGCATCGGAAGAATTAATGCTACTGTAGCTATACCTAACCCGTCAGCAATAGCTGGGGATAAGTCTGCAAATGCAAAAAATGGTGCATTCCCTGAGCCAGTTAATAATGCAGCGGCACCAATAATTGCTGTCATAACTAACATCATAACAACGAAGCCAGCTCCTAAGCTTTCAGCTCCTTCAATAAGGGTATCAATAAAGCCAACTGTCATAAGACCATGAGCAAACGTCTCAGCAGCTATGATTAATGTTACAACCTTTGCAAATGAATTACCCATTCCATCCATAAACACCTTTAAACTGTCAGCAACATTCATAGCTCCTTTACCTCTGATTAACTGACAAACCATCGCAACAAAACAACCTATTACCATAGCTGTAAATACATCCATTCGGACTTCGTCAATTATAAATTCACTAAATATTAGAAGTAGTGCAAGAGGAATTAGTGGAAGCATCGCATACCAAGCTGGTGCTCTTTCCTCTTCTCCTTCTTTAGCTGCAGCTTGTTCTTTAACATTATCAGGATCAATATTCATTGATTTTGATACGCCCTCTTTTTTATCAAAATAATTTTGTACTATCACATGTGCTATTGCAACAACTATAATAACAGGAATACCTACCCATAACTGATGCTGTACAAAGTAGGCTGCAACTGACATTTCAGTTGTTTCAGCAGCTAAGACAGTATTACCCGATGCAGGGCCTAAATCTAATATAGCAGTTGTACCAATAACTGCAGTCGCAGCTGGTGCACTAACACCTAATTTTAATAATACTGGGAACATAATAGCCATCAATAAAACACCTAAACCAGAAGCACTAGGTATGAATATGTTTAAAGTTTGTCCAATAATATAAGATAAACCTAAAACAATATATGGATTATTGATAAGTCCTAACGGCTTTGCTCCAATTTCAGCAAGACTTCTTGCTGCACCAATATGTTCCATATACTTAGCAAAACCTGCAACTGCCATAATCAATAATCCGAGTCCACCACCACGATTACTAGCAGTTGCATTAATGAACTCAAAGATATCAAAAAGAATAAAACCAGTACTATCATCGGGTAAAACTGACGTAGGGTCAACAATAGCAGTAATGATCATGAATCCAATACCCGCTGCAAAAAGTACAGCTTGTGGTAAATATCCTTTTAAAATACCGCGAGCAACAAGTGTAATTACGACAAGTCCTAATAAAATACTAAAAATACCTTCCATTGATAAAACCTCCTAATTATAATTTGCTTATAGTACTATAGGTGAATATTTAGTAAGGTGGTTAAAACACCTTCACATTTGTTAATTACTTCACACCCCCCTTAAAAAAATATATAATTTCCATCTATAATCAGGGGAAGACATCATGACTTCCCCTATTTAACTTTTCATTAACCTAATGATTAAAATAGTATCCCTGAAATTATAAATCCTAATACTACAGAACCAACTATTGTTAATAACCCTGGTAACATAAAGCTATGGTTAAAAACAAATTTACCTATCTTTGTTGTACCTGTTCTATCAAAACCAATTGCAGCAATAATTGGACCATAGTTAGGTAAGAAGAAGTATCCGTTTACAGCTGGGAACATTGCAATTAAAAAGATTGGGCTAATACCTAATGAAAGTCCTAACGGCATTAAGGCTCCGACAGTTGCAGCCTGACTATTTAAGAAAATTGACATCAAGAATAGTGCAAAAGCAAAAACCCAAGGAGCAGTTGTTGCCATTCCCTCAACCGCTGGCTCAATTTGATCCATATTCGCCTGGAAAAATGTATCTCCTAACCAAGCTATACCAAAAATAGCTACTACAGCTACAAAGCCAGCTCTAAATACACTACCAGAAGCGATTTTATCAATATCAGCTTTACAAACTAGAATATTTAGTGCGGCTACAGTTAACATGATTATTTGAATGGTATCAGGCATAGACATTGGATCTTCGCCACCAAAACTAGGCCTTAAATCTTCAAACGTTCCTAAAAATACCACAGCTACTGCTGCTAGTAAGAAAAATATAACAGATAGCTTGGCTTTTCCGTTTATTTCAGTACTTTCCCCACTTGAACTAATCGGCTCAATACCCTTTTGTAATCTTCTTAGATATTCAGGGTCATTTTCTAGTTCAGGACCCTTTTTACGTATCATAAAAGCTGTAAACATGATTGCTAAAAATGTTGCTGGAATCGTAATACCTAAAATATGCGGTAATGTGATCCCATGTGGTGATAGTAGTCCTAGCATAGCTACAGTCGCTGCTGATATAGGACTTGCAACAATTGCTTGTTGTGAAGCAATTACTGCAATAGACATTGGTCTTTCAGGACGTACTTTTTGTTCATGTGCAACTTCTGAAATTACAGGTAATAAAGAGTAAGCAACATGACCTGTTCCAGCGAAAAAAGTAAATATATACGTTATAGCTGGAGCCATAAATGTGATTAAATCAGGCTTTTTGCGTAAACCTTTTTCTGCTAATTTTACTAAATAATCCATTCCACCTGCTGCCTGTAAGGTTGCAGCAGCTGTAACAACTGCAACAATCATTAACATTACGTTTATAGGGGGAGAAGTTGGTTCTAAACCAAATCCAAAGGTTAGAATAGCAAGACCTACACCACCCATTGCACCTAAACCAATTCCTCCTATTCGAGCACCAATTATAATTGCTATTAAGACTATAGCAAATTCGATAAATAACATGATTTTTACACACCCCTTTGTGTAAGATTTTAGCTTAAGTTAAAATAGCTTTTTATATCGTTAATATCTTGGGTCTTTCCTAAAACCATCATTAGCTTAATTCTTGCTTTTTGTCCACTCAGTTCATGAGATAAAATAACGCCTAACTCTTGTAAATGCTTTCCTCCACCTCTATAACTATATTCTGGTCCTACATCACCTCCTATAGTCCTTGTAGTTAATACAACAGGGATATTTTTAGAAATAGCTAGTTCTATTTTCTCTACTAATGCAGGTGGTACGTTTCCTTTTCCTAACCCTTCTATAATAATCCCTTTTGTATTTTCATCCTTAATAACACTATCCAGTAGTTTTCCTTGATCACCAGCATACGTTCTGATAATTTCCACATCTTCAACTAATCTTTCAGACCTTATACTTTTCTTAGAAGTTGGAATCCTTTTAAAAATCACTTGATCATTACTAATCCTACCAAGAGGACCCCAAAATGGTGATAGGAAAGTATTAACACTAGATGTATGGGTCTTAGTAACTTCATTTGCAGAATGAATTTCTTCATTCATGACAACCATTACACCTTTTTCTTTTGACATATCTGAAGCAGCAACCCTTACACTATCTAATAAGTTTTTAGGTCCATCTGGGCTAACCTCACTGTTATTTCTCATTGCTCCGGTAACTACTACCGGTTTTTTTGTATCTAGCTTACAATTTAATAAATAAGCAGTCTCTTCCATGGTATCCGTGCCATGTGTGACTACAACACCTGAAATATCATCACGATCAAGTACTTCTTGTAAAGAAACTGCTAAATCAAACATTGTTTTAGGATCCATATGCGGACTTGGTATATTCGAAAATTCGATGGTTTCTAGGTTGCATATTTGTTCTAACTCCGGTATAGCTTCACAAAGTTCTGAACCAGTAACCGCCGGAACAGCTCCTTTAGTTTCAGGGTCATACTTCATGGCTATTGTTCCTCCAGTAAAAATAACTGCTACTTTTCTTTGAGTCATATAAAATTCTCCTTTCTATATGTTAATTGTTTTCACATATTCATCTAATAAAGTCTTACTTTGATTGTTAAATAAATGATCAGTTGCCTTATCTAAATTTTTTGATAACTCATTAATTGATTTAACAGCTATCTTTTCAAATAGCTTTAGATCAGTATCAGTGATAACAGGCATAATATTTTCTTTAAAGTAATTCTCAGTAACCACTAAGTTATAAACAGCACTAGTTGCGGGTAAAAGTCCCACTCCACCTAGAATACTATGCAGTCTATCAGACATAAAAGTGATTCCACCAGCATCTTCACTTACAAGTTTTGCAATTTCAGAAAGTGTTAAAACCTTTTCATGGGAATATTCATTTTCTTTTAATTGTTGTGCTGATGAAATCAGTTTATCTGCAAAAGCGTTTTTATTTTCAGTCAACTTCCCGGGTGTTCTTTTCATAGTACTATTATCATGGATAATTGATATTCCTTGGCTTTTCGCAGCTGTTTTTATAGCTTCCGCCACTACAGGATTATCATCAATATCATCTGCTCTAACTGTAAATGTGGAATTATCTAATTTTTTCGACATAGAAGGGTTGTAAACTTTACCTTCTATTACAATACTAGGGATCTTATCTAAATCTAATTTTTTCATAAGCTTACCTTTATTACCTATAGGTGAATTCCCTTCTAAATCTTCATTTGGTCCTAATCCACCTTTAGTTGCATTAACAGTCGCTAAAGCAGAAACTGCTATATTATCAATATCTAGTACTGTTCCTATAATAATACCCTCATTACCTACTACATTCTCATTACAGATATAAAATTGACTCGGGAATTGTTTCACAAAACTATTTAATGCAGCTTTACATATGGCTGATTGTAACGACACAGGAGTTTCTAGAACCCCTTGTCCATATAACCGTCCAAATGCTTCAACAACTAATGTTTGAGTTCTTATGGCTTGTTTTCCTTCTAAAGACTTAATTATTTTAGCTTCTTGAGGTGTTACCCCTCTACGAGGATACGAAACCCCTATACCACCAGATTCAGTAATAACCTTTATTGAGCCGTGTAACCCTGTAGT
It encodes:
- a CDS encoding M20/M25/M40 family metallo-hydrolase, which produces MIRELLENKRVQKGLEFIKHDEENTLQQQIEICEVPAPTFNEEKRSQFYYELFLELGMDEVKIDKIGNVIGVIKGTEGSPKTITMAHIDTVFPEDTDLKVKEKDNILYAPGLSDNSRSLAAQLSVIRAIKESGIKLKGDIIFTANVCEEGLGDLQGAKALFNNIKDIDYGIAIDGTAMGVGGIIYGATGSKRYEVEFKGEGGHSFNTFGKPSAIHALGRAISKISDIEVPDEPKTTFNVGVVEGGTTVNTIASQAKMLIDMRSNDANKLAELEKQVMDYIKEAVKEEKQRFNSNELEVNCNKVGDRPAGMQDSDDEIVTTAIEVNKALGIEPKLKGAGSSDANIPISKKIPAIALSGGGKGGNVHSKEEWFGPKDAYLGVQKLYLLLLSLAKIAE
- the dcuC gene encoding C4-dicarboxylate transporter DcuC, giving the protein MEGIFSILLGLVVITLVARGILKGYLPQAVLFAAGIGFMIITAIVDPTSVLPDDSTGFILFDIFEFINATASNRGGGLGLLIMAVAGFAKYMEHIGAARSLAEIGAKPLGLINNPYIVLGLSYIIGQTLNIFIPSASGLGVLLMAIMFPVLLKLGVSAPAATAVIGTTAILDLGPASGNTVLAAETTEMSVAAYFVQHQLWVGIPVIIVVAIAHVIVQNYFDKKEGVSKSMNIDPDNVKEQAAAKEGEEERAPAWYAMLPLIPLALLLIFSEFIIDEVRMDVFTAMVIGCFVAMVCQLIRGKGAMNVADSLKVFMDGMGNSFAKVVTLIIAAETFAHGLMTVGFIDTLIEGAESLGAGFVVMMLVMTAIIGAAALLTGSGNAPFFAFADLSPAIADGLGIATVALILPMQFASGMMRAASPISGVIIGCSGIAGLSPIQVVKRTSIPCILGVVTTVIVNLIVL
- a CDS encoding asparaginase, encoding MTQRKVAVIFTGGTIAMKYDPETKGAVPAVTGSELCEAIPELEQICNLETIEFSNIPSPHMDPKTMFDLAVSLQEVLDRDDISGVVVTHGTDTMEETAYLLNCKLDTKKPVVVTGAMRNNSEVSPDGPKNLLDSVRVAASDMSKEKGVMVVMNEEIHSANEVTKTHTSSVNTFLSPFWGPLGRISNDQVIFKRIPTSKKSIRSERLVEDVEIIRTYAGDQGKLLDSVIKDENTKGIIIEGLGKGNVPPALVEKIELAISKNIPVVLTTRTIGGDVGPEYSYRGGGKHLQELGVILSHELSGQKARIKLMMVLGKTQDINDIKSYFNLS
- a CDS encoding anaerobic C4-dicarboxylate transporter family protein, translating into MLFIEFAIVLIAIIIGARIGGIGLGAMGGVGLAILTFGFGLEPTSPPINVMLMIVAVVTAAATLQAAGGMDYLVKLAEKGLRKKPDLITFMAPAITYIFTFFAGTGHVAYSLLPVISEVAHEQKVRPERPMSIAVIASQQAIVASPISAATVAMLGLLSPHGITLPHILGITIPATFLAIMFTAFMIRKKGPELENDPEYLRRLQKGIEPISSSGESTEINGKAKLSVIFFLLAAVAVVFLGTFEDLRPSFGGEDPMSMPDTIQIIMLTVAALNILVCKADIDKIASGSVFRAGFVAVVAIFGIAWLGDTFFQANMDQIEPAVEGMATTAPWVFAFALFLMSIFLNSQAATVGALMPLGLSLGISPIFLIAMFPAVNGYFFLPNYGPIIAAIGFDRTGTTKIGKFVFNHSFMLPGLLTIVGSVVLGFIISGILF